A region of Denticeps clupeoides chromosome 19, fDenClu1.1, whole genome shotgun sequence DNA encodes the following proteins:
- the LOC114769605 gene encoding speckle-type POZ protein-like, whose product MTKQVNGEKDRESQGCESLYGEWMQKECLQGDSRDEVAEENRDSRETRHRQRRGDFKRRGIPDPAVKMTSIHCYTQCKAERFSLTWTITNFSFAEGCVESSFFTNAREQLKWSLFLSTNGVGLQNERCLSFYFNLVSGPETGVRCKGRMAILNSEGEEAISRDTGRVESLMEGFAIGLPNFTRWDDIMAEEAGILQDDTLTLTCEIHVLCRPENTQLQQVKVPECRMAEELGDLWDQSLLPDCSLVVGGQEFQAHKAILAARCPVFRAMFLHDMKERRTNRVDIQGVEPEVLKELVTFIYTGKVPNLQDMATELLVAADMYLLERLKRMCEDALCRSLTVENAVEILIFTDLHLTPNLREEAITFIKSHLFDIIETPGWESLQADHPHLIGEVNRALFSVGAPAKRPCLF is encoded by the exons atgacgaagCAGGTGAACGGAGAAAAGGACAGAGAG TCTCAAGGCTGCGAGAGTCTTTATGGAGAGTGGATGCAGAAGGAGTGTCTTCAAGG AGATTCCAGAGACGAGGTTGCAGAAGAGAACAGAGATTCCAGAGAGACGAGACATCGCCAGAGAAGAGGAGATTTCAAGAGAAGAGGGATTCCTGATCCAGCTGTGAAGATGACCAGCATCCACTGCTACACACAGTGCAAAGCTGAAAGATTTTCACTGACCTGGACCATCACTAACTTCAGCTTTGCTGAAGGCTGTGTGGAGAGCAGTTTCTTCACCAACGCCAGAGAACAGTTGAAATG GTCCCTGTTCTTGAGCACGAATGGTGTGGGATTGCAGAATGAACGGTGCCTGTCTTTCTACTTCAATCTGGTCAGTGGTCCAGAGACAGGTGTCCGTTGCAAGGGCAGGATGGCCATTCTGAACAGCGAGGGGGAAGAGGCCATATCCAGAG ACACGGGCAGAGTTGAGTCCCTGATGGAAGGTTTTGCCATCGGACTCCCGAACTTCACCAGATGGGATGACATCATGGCCGAGGAAGCGGGAATTCTTCAGGATGACACCCTGACCTTGACCTGTGAA ATCCATGTGTTGTGTCGTCCTGAGAACACCCAGCTTCAGCAGGTGAAGGTGCCCGAGTGCAGGATGGCTGAGGAGCTCGGGGACCTGTGGGACCAGTCCCTGCTCCCCGACTGCTCTCTGGTTGTGGGAGGACAGGAGTTCcaggcccacaaagccatcctAGCAG CTCGCTGTCCAGTCTTCAGGGCCATGTTCTTGCATGACATGAAGGAGCGTCGGACC AACCGTGTGGATATCCAGGGGGTGGAGCCGGAGGTGCTGAAGGAGCTGGTGACCTTTATCTACACCGGCAAAGTACCCAACCTACAGGACATGGCCACCGAGCTCCTAGtagcagcagacatg TATCTCCTGGAACGTCTGAAGAGGATGTGTGAGGATGCTCTGTGCAGGAGTCTCACAGTAGAGAACGCTGTCGAGATCCTCATCTTCACCGACCTCCACTTGACCCCAAATCTGAGGGAAGAGGCCATCACCTTCATCAAGAG cCATTTGTTCGACATCATCGAAACACCTGGATGGGAGAGCTTGCAGGCGGATCATCCTCACCTCATTGGAGAGGTGAATCGTGCCCTGTTCTCTGTTGGGGCACCAGCCAAACGACCTTGTCTTTTTTAA